A single region of the Rhodococcus sp. W8901 genome encodes:
- a CDS encoding glycoside hydrolase family 76 protein produces MQREWSARADAAENAVITRHIRRVWGIPGTALAVVAWPAVRRERVFVHWHYWWQAHLINCTVDAAERNPTTRRRRRLTRLIRGHRIRNFSGWTNSYYDDMAWLGLALERAQRMQLIDNRKALATLESQLFDAWSPDEGGGIPWRKHSDFFNTPANGPAGLMLARSGRLWRAQAMADWIDDTLRDPETGLIFDGIRSDGTIERNIYSYCQGTVLSLETELAVRMGSPRHRLRVHRLVDAIDERLTKGGVIRGGGGGDGGLFNGLLARYLALVALMLPGDAPEDLRARRIAAQLVLGSAEAAWENRLQVEELPLFGKDWSQPALLPGLGAGIATVSAGSVHSSDIAERDFSVQLSGWLLMESAYLVSAAGYPKRR; encoded by the coding sequence ATGCAGCGCGAATGGTCCGCTCGTGCGGACGCCGCGGAGAACGCGGTGATCACTCGGCACATTCGCCGCGTCTGGGGGATACCGGGTACTGCACTCGCAGTTGTCGCGTGGCCCGCGGTGCGGCGGGAACGAGTGTTCGTGCACTGGCACTACTGGTGGCAGGCACACCTCATCAACTGCACCGTCGACGCCGCCGAACGAAATCCCACCACGCGACGTCGGCGCCGGTTGACGAGACTCATTCGCGGTCACCGCATCCGGAACTTCTCCGGGTGGACCAACAGCTACTACGACGACATGGCGTGGCTCGGGCTCGCACTCGAGCGTGCCCAGCGGATGCAGCTGATCGACAATCGCAAGGCCCTGGCAACGCTCGAATCGCAGCTGTTCGACGCCTGGTCGCCCGACGAGGGCGGCGGTATCCCGTGGCGCAAGCACTCGGATTTCTTCAACACTCCCGCGAACGGCCCGGCCGGGTTGATGCTCGCCCGGAGCGGTCGGTTGTGGCGGGCGCAGGCGATGGCCGATTGGATCGACGACACGCTCCGGGATCCGGAGACGGGTCTGATCTTCGACGGAATCCGCAGCGACGGGACGATCGAGCGCAACATCTACTCGTACTGCCAGGGGACGGTGCTCAGCCTCGAGACGGAGCTCGCGGTCCGCATGGGCTCGCCACGTCATCGGCTGCGGGTGCATCGGTTGGTCGACGCCATCGACGAGCGGCTCACCAAGGGTGGTGTCATCCGCGGCGGGGGCGGCGGCGACGGCGGATTGTTCAACGGGCTCCTCGCCCGGTATCTGGCACTGGTCGCGCTCATGCTGCCGGGGGACGCCCCGGAGGACCTGCGGGCGCGGCGCATCGCGGCGCAGCTGGTGCTCGGTTCGGCCGAGGCCGCGTGGGAGAACCGACTGCAGGTCGAGGAGCTGCCCCTGTTCGGCAAGGACTGGAGCCAGCCCGCGTTGCTGCCGGGGCTGGGAGCGGGAATCGCGACCGTCTCCGCTGGATCGGTGCACTCGTCCGACATCGCGGAACGGGATTTCTCGGTGCAGCTCAGCGGGTGGCTGCTGATGGAGTCGGCCTATCTGGTCTCGGCGGCGGGATATCCGAAACGGCGGTGA
- a CDS encoding TrmH family RNA methyltransferase, whose product MSTDDTKPTAVTDEADAPGPTEWGEHPYGVGPWLEEHGAPLPDDPRYDPQLLAEGDRRNVVDAYRYWTREAIVADIDVRRHPLHVAIENFAHDANIGTVVRTANAFAAAAVHIVGRRRWNRRGAMVTDRYQHLVHHADLDELAVFARDNGLTVVAVDNTPGSVPIETVELPRDCLLLFGQEGPGVTEQGHAVASMTVSIAQFGSTRSINAGVAAGIAMHTWIRQHANLGRAW is encoded by the coding sequence TTGAGCACTGACGACACGAAACCGACCGCCGTCACCGACGAGGCCGACGCACCCGGCCCCACCGAATGGGGTGAGCATCCGTACGGCGTCGGCCCGTGGCTCGAGGAGCACGGGGCGCCGCTGCCCGACGATCCGCGGTACGACCCGCAACTGCTGGCCGAGGGGGACCGCCGCAATGTCGTCGATGCCTACCGCTACTGGACGCGGGAGGCCATCGTCGCCGACATCGACGTCCGGCGGCATCCGCTGCACGTCGCGATCGAGAACTTCGCGCACGACGCCAACATCGGCACCGTCGTGCGGACCGCGAACGCGTTCGCGGCGGCGGCCGTGCACATCGTCGGCCGACGACGCTGGAACCGGCGCGGCGCCATGGTCACCGACCGCTATCAGCACCTGGTGCACCATGCCGACCTGGACGAACTCGCCGTGTTCGCAAGGGACAACGGGCTGACGGTCGTCGCGGTCGACAACACTCCCGGCTCGGTCCCGATCGAGACGGTGGAGCTGCCACGCGACTGCCTGCTGTTGTTCGGGCAGGAGGGCCCCGGCGTCACCGAACAGGGGCACGCGGTGGCGTCGATGACGGTGTCGATCGCGCAGTTCGGGTCCACCCGCAGCATCAACGCGGGCGTCGCGGCGGGCATCGCGATGCACACCTGGATACGTCAGCACGCGAATCTCGGCCGCGCCTGGTAG
- a CDS encoding DUF6636 domain-containing protein yields MSVDRSGIRQECTVRRVSLLGVGACAAVAAVLTLSGCGGSPDTPAQAEATSTAVAPTTTTTAPAPTTTTVPVTTTTESTTTSAAATTTLTDVQFQRNESYFFTSPDGTFSCGIVRLPSRTEAGCEGPTSPIPPRPDDCIVSWGNGIRVENVGRGGFMCSGGRVYTSGAGADPVLAPGVELAQLGFTCTTTATSVTCTNDETGHGFTVAPDSNETF; encoded by the coding sequence ATGTCGGTCGATCGGTCGGGAATTCGTCAGGAGTGCACTGTGCGTCGGGTATCGCTGCTGGGTGTGGGGGCCTGCGCCGCCGTGGCCGCGGTTCTGACTCTGAGCGGGTGCGGCGGATCGCCGGACACCCCGGCGCAGGCCGAGGCGACCAGCACCGCCGTGGCGCCGACCACGACGACGACCGCCCCTGCGCCCACCACGACGACGGTGCCGGTCACCACGACGACGGAGAGCACCACGACGTCCGCGGCGGCCACCACGACGCTCACCGACGTGCAGTTCCAGCGCAACGAGTCGTATTTCTTCACCTCGCCCGACGGCACTTTCAGCTGCGGCATCGTGAGGCTGCCGAGCCGCACCGAGGCGGGCTGCGAGGGGCCGACGAGCCCGATCCCGCCCCGGCCCGACGACTGCATCGTCAGCTGGGGCAACGGGATCCGCGTCGAGAACGTCGGTCGTGGCGGGTTCATGTGCTCGGGCGGACGGGTCTACACGTCCGGGGCGGGCGCCGATCCGGTGCTGGCGCCCGGCGTCGAACTAGCCCAGCTCGGCTTCACGTGCACGACCACGGCGACCTCGGTGACATGCACCAATGACGAGACCGGCCACGGCTTCACCGTCGCCCCCGATTCGAACGAGACGTTTTGA
- a CDS encoding SDR family oxidoreductase — translation MPPTSRRTVFITGAAAGIGRATALKFADSGYVVGAYDIDEDGLESLRAEIAGRGGRARTGVLDVTAPDEWKDRLAEFTSDDRRLDILVNNAGVLSSGRFQDIPTEAHRRMIDINVGGTVNGTLAAFEYLKETPGAQVVNLCSASAIYGQPELATYSATKFAVRGLTEALDLEWRAHDIRVIDMWPLFVGTGMVRGMSIGSTRSLGVRLNAEEVADAIFDATRGRRRLLPKVHYPVGRQAKVMSAAAQFSPQWLTRMTNRLLTRS, via the coding sequence ATGCCTCCCACATCACGACGCACCGTGTTCATCACCGGCGCGGCCGCTGGCATCGGCCGCGCGACGGCCCTGAAGTTCGCCGACTCCGGTTATGTCGTCGGCGCCTACGACATCGACGAGGACGGTCTCGAGTCGCTCCGCGCGGAGATCGCCGGCCGTGGTGGACGAGCGCGGACCGGTGTCCTCGACGTCACCGCTCCGGACGAGTGGAAGGACCGTCTGGCCGAGTTCACGTCCGACGACAGGCGGCTCGACATCCTCGTCAACAACGCCGGAGTGCTGTCGTCGGGGCGCTTCCAGGACATTCCCACCGAGGCGCACCGTCGGATGATCGACATCAACGTCGGCGGCACCGTGAACGGGACGCTCGCGGCGTTCGAGTACCTGAAGGAGACGCCGGGCGCCCAGGTGGTGAACCTGTGTTCGGCGTCGGCCATCTACGGTCAGCCCGAACTGGCGACCTACAGTGCCACCAAGTTCGCGGTACGCGGTCTCACCGAAGCGCTCGACCTGGAATGGCGCGCCCACGACATCCGGGTGATCGACATGTGGCCGTTGTTCGTCGGGACGGGGATGGTGCGCGGAATGTCCATCGGCAGTACCCGATCGCTCGGTGTCCGACTCAACGCGGAGGAGGTCGCCGACGCGATCTTCGACGCGACACGGGGCCGCCGTCGCCTGCTGCCCAAGGTGCATTATCCCGTCGGCCGGCAGGCGAAGGTGATGTCGGCGGCCGCGCAGTTCTCCCCGCAGTGGCTCACCCGGATGACGAACCGGCTGCTCACCCGCAGTTGA
- a CDS encoding lysoplasmalogenase family protein: protein MAFASIKKWGIEHAVFVGATAATVYGAVTGSERVQQVAKPLMAPALATRVLRRRDDLDTADTVLLVAGLAAATVGDVFMIDPDVDARLRRGATSFGVMQTSYSSLLLRRGARPHRATALPRLGAWAGASGLLHAKAPTVAKTLTGYGFLLGTTATLAADPALAPGASDVAGLPVPNRRDRRSWLGLGGLLFTGSDGLIVVRKLFLRGEKPRAVAEGAILASYAAAQLLLVEGMIELGRRATARNR from the coding sequence ATGGCGTTCGCGAGCATCAAGAAGTGGGGAATCGAGCATGCGGTGTTCGTGGGCGCCACCGCGGCCACGGTGTACGGCGCGGTGACCGGGAGCGAACGCGTCCAGCAGGTCGCCAAGCCGCTCATGGCACCGGCCCTCGCGACGCGGGTGCTGCGTCGGCGCGACGACCTGGACACCGCCGACACCGTCCTGCTCGTCGCCGGACTGGCCGCGGCCACCGTCGGCGACGTGTTCATGATCGACCCCGACGTCGACGCCCGCCTGCGTCGCGGTGCGACGTCGTTCGGCGTCATGCAGACCAGCTACTCGTCGCTGCTGCTCCGCCGCGGCGCCAGGCCTCACCGCGCCACCGCCCTGCCGCGGCTCGGGGCGTGGGCGGGGGCATCGGGACTGCTGCACGCCAAGGCACCGACGGTGGCGAAGACGCTCACCGGCTACGGATTCCTGCTCGGCACCACCGCGACGCTCGCCGCCGATCCGGCTCTCGCGCCGGGCGCCTCCGACGTCGCGGGGCTGCCGGTGCCGAACCGTCGCGATCGACGCAGCTGGCTCGGCCTCGGTGGGCTGCTGTTCACCGGCTCCGACGGCCTGATCGTGGTGCGGAAGCTGTTCCTGCGCGGCGAGAAGCCGCGTGCCGTCGCGGAAGGCGCCATCCTCGCGTCGTATGCCGCGGCCCAGCTGTTGCTCGTCGAGGGGATGATCGAGCTCGGGCGTCGCGCCACGGCGCGGAACCGCTAG
- a CDS encoding MarR family winged helix-turn-helix transcriptional regulator yields the protein MSSPDPQLRDLLVDLVSNAHRFTRLASALATDDHPRPWMRALSLLEEQGAVRVSTFARLDRCSQPSATALLKRLGEEGLVSREPDPDDCRAVLVGITDDGRRWLTEARRAVAADLAPHFAHLEPVQLQRLAEGLGELRAIIRTAATDN from the coding sequence GTGAGTTCGCCAGATCCCCAGCTTCGCGACCTACTCGTCGATCTCGTCAGCAATGCGCACCGCTTCACCCGCCTCGCGTCGGCCCTCGCGACCGACGACCACCCGCGTCCGTGGATGCGGGCACTGTCACTGCTCGAGGAACAGGGCGCGGTGCGGGTCAGCACGTTCGCGCGCCTGGACCGCTGCTCCCAACCGTCCGCCACGGCACTGCTCAAACGGCTCGGCGAGGAGGGACTGGTCTCACGGGAGCCCGACCCCGACGACTGCCGCGCCGTGTTGGTCGGCATCACCGACGACGGCCGACGCTGGCTCACCGAGGCCCGCCGGGCCGTCGCCGCCGACCTGGCCCCGCACTTCGCGCACCTCGAGCCGGTGCAGTTGCAGCGACTGGCCGAGGGTCTCGGCGAACTCAGGGCGATCATCCGGACCGCCGCCACCGACAACTGA
- a CDS encoding MFS transporter, translated as MSTATVAAGTEKPGILQQPKAVWAVAFASVIAFMGIGLVDPILKPIAEQLDATPSQVSLLFTSYMLVTGVAMLFTGVISSRIGAKKTLLWGLAIIVVFAAAAGASDTINQIVGFRAGWGLGNALFIATALAAIVGAASGGVAQAIILYEAALGIGIAVGPLVGGVLGNISWRAPFFGVATLMAIAFILISVMLPKAPKPQHRTSLAAPFLALRHRGLLTVAITALLYNYGFFTLLAYTPFPLDMGAYSIGFIFFGWGVMLAISSVFLAPRLQRRFGTLPMMMASLALFAVDLAAMGLFTDSKPALVVCVVLAGLFLGVNNTLITETVMISAPVERSTASAAYSFVRFVGGAAAPYVAGKLGEHNVHAPFWLGALLTVAAIVVLSTGRKVLAHVDDHDPEPHSIEEATAVTVGDAD; from the coding sequence GTGAGCACCGCGACCGTCGCCGCCGGAACCGAGAAGCCCGGCATTCTGCAGCAACCGAAGGCGGTGTGGGCCGTCGCCTTCGCCAGCGTCATCGCCTTCATGGGCATCGGCCTGGTCGACCCCATCCTCAAGCCCATCGCCGAACAGCTCGACGCGACCCCGTCGCAGGTGTCGCTGCTGTTCACCAGCTACATGCTGGTCACGGGCGTCGCGATGCTGTTCACCGGCGTGATCTCCAGCCGCATCGGCGCCAAGAAGACGCTGCTGTGGGGCCTGGCGATCATCGTGGTGTTCGCGGCTGCGGCCGGCGCCTCGGACACCATCAACCAGATCGTCGGCTTCCGCGCCGGCTGGGGCCTGGGCAACGCGCTGTTCATCGCGACCGCGCTGGCCGCGATCGTCGGGGCCGCGAGTGGCGGTGTGGCGCAAGCGATCATCCTGTACGAGGCCGCGCTCGGCATCGGCATCGCCGTCGGCCCGCTCGTGGGCGGCGTGCTGGGCAACATCAGCTGGCGCGCACCGTTCTTCGGCGTCGCGACGCTGATGGCCATCGCGTTCATCCTCATCTCGGTGATGCTGCCGAAAGCGCCCAAGCCGCAGCACCGGACATCGCTGGCCGCACCGTTCCTGGCCCTTCGCCACCGCGGTCTCCTGACGGTCGCGATCACCGCGCTGCTCTACAACTACGGGTTCTTCACGCTGCTCGCGTACACCCCGTTCCCGCTGGACATGGGCGCGTACTCGATCGGCTTCATCTTCTTCGGCTGGGGCGTGATGCTGGCGATCTCGTCGGTGTTCCTCGCACCGCGCCTGCAGCGCCGGTTCGGCACGCTGCCGATGATGATGGCGTCGCTCGCCCTCTTCGCGGTCGACCTCGCCGCGATGGGCCTGTTCACCGATTCGAAGCCGGCCCTCGTCGTGTGCGTCGTCCTCGCCGGACTCTTCCTGGGCGTCAACAACACCCTCATCACCGAGACCGTCATGATCTCCGCGCCCGTCGAACGTTCGACCGCGTCGGCCGCGTACAGCTTCGTCCGCTTCGTCGGCGGCGCCGCCGCCCCGTACGTCGCCGGCAAGCTCGGCGAGCACAACGTCCACGCTCCGTTCTGGCTCGGCGCACTGCTTACCGTCGCCGCGATCGTCGTCCTGTCGACCGGACGAAAGGTGTTGGCGCACGTCGACGATCACGATCCGGAGCCGCACAGCATCGAGGAGGCCACGGCCGTCACGGTCGGCGACGCGGACTGA
- the galK gene encoding galactokinase has protein sequence MTASWFRAETDGALSAAAGEFFRVEFGADPAGAWAAPGRVNLIGEHVDYAGGLCLPIALPHSTVVAVSPRTDGLIRVRSTDGAGWEGRLDDVGPGRPHGWASYPAGVVWSLHESGLLPDGFGGVDAAFVSTVPIGAGLSSSAALECSLALALAPDADRADLAAVCVRAENDIALAPTGGMDQAASLRASEGHALLLDSDSGAISHVPFAPEGLSLLVVDTRAPHRLVDGQYAKRRAAVERAARRLGAPLRDLADRGRDGMDAVRGLRDDVLRRRAWHVISEIARVRLAVEALESGDFAEFGRLLYASHMSLARDFEVSCPELDNAVESAMIAGALGARMTGGGFGGSAIALMPTDRVDEATETILRRGRERGLTEPAFATVAASSPARRLH, from the coding sequence GTGACCGCCTCATGGTTCCGTGCGGAGACCGACGGCGCGCTGTCCGCGGCGGCGGGTGAGTTCTTCCGGGTCGAGTTCGGGGCAGACCCGGCCGGTGCCTGGGCGGCCCCCGGCCGGGTGAACCTGATCGGCGAGCACGTCGACTACGCGGGCGGTCTGTGCCTGCCGATCGCGCTGCCGCACAGCACGGTTGTGGCGGTTTCGCCGCGAACGGACGGGCTGATCCGGGTGCGCTCCACCGACGGCGCCGGGTGGGAGGGGCGCCTCGACGACGTCGGACCCGGCCGCCCGCACGGCTGGGCGTCGTATCCGGCCGGCGTGGTGTGGTCGCTGCACGAGAGTGGGCTGCTGCCGGACGGATTCGGCGGCGTCGACGCGGCATTCGTGTCGACGGTGCCGATCGGGGCGGGACTGTCGAGTTCGGCGGCGCTGGAGTGTTCGCTGGCGCTCGCGCTGGCACCCGACGCGGACCGCGCGGACCTGGCCGCAGTGTGCGTCCGCGCCGAGAACGACATCGCGTTGGCTCCGACGGGTGGCATGGACCAGGCGGCGTCGCTGCGGGCATCGGAAGGTCATGCGCTGCTGCTGGATTCGGATTCGGGTGCGATCTCGCACGTGCCGTTCGCGCCCGAGGGCCTGTCGCTGCTGGTCGTCGACACCCGCGCCCCGCACCGCCTCGTCGACGGGCAGTACGCGAAACGTCGGGCCGCGGTGGAGCGCGCGGCCCGACGGCTCGGAGCCCCGCTGCGTGATCTCGCCGACCGCGGCCGCGACGGCATGGACGCGGTGCGGGGGTTGAGGGACGACGTGCTGCGCCGCCGGGCGTGGCACGTGATCAGTGAGATCGCGCGCGTCCGGCTCGCCGTGGAGGCGTTGGAGTCCGGCGACTTCGCCGAGTTCGGGCGCCTGCTCTACGCGTCGCACATGTCGCTCGCCCGGGACTTCGAGGTGTCGTGCCCCGAACTCGACAACGCCGTCGAGAGCGCCATGATCGCCGGGGCGCTGGGTGCACGGATGACCGGCGGCGGGTTCGGTGGATCGGCGATCGCGCTGATGCCGACCGACCGCGTGGACGAGGCGACCGAGACGATCCTGCGCCGTGGACGGGAGCGGGGCCTGACCGAGCCGGCCTTCGCGACCGTCGCCGCGTCGTCCCCGGCGCGCCGGCTGCACTGA
- the galT gene encoding galactose-1-phosphate uridylyltransferase, whose protein sequence is MPIRKTRTTLSDGRELIYFDDTEPYVGGDATRELHDGRGLTPVTALSTMRYDVLSGEWVTLAAHRMDRTFLPAADECPLCPTRPGHPATEIPADDYDVAVFENRFPSLAPGAVLDSDHVDGESLWPQRPADGRCEVVCFTSDHDRAFAQLPLSRVRTVLDALRDRTRELSALPGIAQVYCFENRGEEIGVTLAHPHGQIYAYPTLPPRTAALLRQAEQHRTRTGRSLLRDVLDAERRAGTRVVVEGERWTAYVPAAARWPVELHVAPHRDVADLTELDDAELDELSHLYLDLLGRLDRFFDGVDRLPYIAGWHQAPVGEGRALGRLYLQVFSLMRSPHRMKFLAGSESGMGAWISDTTPERIAARFREVAP, encoded by the coding sequence ATGCCGATCCGGAAGACGCGGACGACCCTGTCCGACGGGCGCGAGCTGATCTACTTCGACGACACCGAGCCGTATGTCGGCGGGGACGCGACCCGTGAACTGCACGACGGGCGCGGCCTGACGCCGGTCACCGCGCTGTCGACGATGCGCTACGACGTGCTCTCGGGGGAGTGGGTGACGCTCGCGGCGCACCGGATGGACCGCACGTTCCTGCCGGCGGCCGACGAGTGTCCGCTGTGCCCCACCCGGCCCGGACATCCGGCGACCGAGATTCCCGCCGACGACTACGACGTCGCGGTGTTCGAGAACCGCTTCCCGTCCCTGGCACCCGGTGCGGTGCTCGACTCCGATCACGTTGACGGAGAATCGCTCTGGCCGCAGCGGCCTGCGGACGGTCGATGCGAGGTGGTCTGCTTCACCAGTGACCACGACCGTGCGTTCGCCCAGTTGCCGCTGTCCCGTGTGCGCACGGTGCTCGACGCCCTCCGGGACCGGACACGCGAACTGTCGGCGCTGCCGGGTATCGCGCAGGTCTACTGCTTCGAGAATCGCGGCGAGGAGATCGGGGTGACGCTGGCGCACCCGCACGGGCAGATCTACGCCTATCCGACGCTGCCGCCGCGCACCGCGGCGCTGCTGCGACAGGCGGAGCAGCACCGCACCCGCACGGGACGTTCGCTTCTGCGCGACGTCCTCGACGCCGAACGCCGCGCCGGCACCCGGGTGGTCGTGGAGGGGGAGCGCTGGACGGCGTACGTGCCGGCAGCCGCGCGCTGGCCGGTGGAGTTGCACGTGGCGCCGCACCGGGACGTCGCGGACCTCACTGAACTCGACGACGCCGAACTCGACGAACTCTCGCACCTGTACCTCGACCTGCTGGGCCGCCTCGACCGGTTCTTCGACGGTGTCGACCGTCTGCCGTACATCGCCGGCTGGCACCAGGCGCCGGTCGGCGAGGGGCGCGCACTGGGAAGGCTGTACCTGCAGGTCTTCTCGCTGATGCGCTCACCGCACCGGATGAAGTTCCTCGCCGGCTCCGAGTCGGGGATGGGCGCGTGGATCAGCGACACCACACCCGAACGCATCGCGGCACGATTCCGTGAGGTTGCTCCGTGA
- a CDS encoding DUF7927 domain-containing protein produces the protein MKVNSLVRRMVGATLVAVTAGAAGMLTAAPSSAVPLETFPGELVVNGDGEGGGGWFKNTNIVGAPYADIGVSPTVVDSTGAQVGTFDGGNNAMTYAGSQPTASALQTFNLPAAALTQIDAGIVSVKLSAYFGGTADSDDSMRLRFRFGQAGMLNILGPFGAAAERGNTAGFTLQSIAVPVPPGSRSVNIFLDGLRTGTTFDSYIDNVSMKLETPSAGALEVTHTSDASGPVTDGQVVNYTSTFTNTGEQPIAVDRALTLSGLLDDADLVSGPTSENAALSVTDSGSGVHGIAGTLAPGQSVTVTYAVAVKPYASQGDHNLVTVMSERADIPAGVPASCAGGPLCLENPAAETAAVPMINPAVAGAAGAVLALGAGGFVMIRRRNAVAS, from the coding sequence GTGAAGGTGAATTCGTTGGTCCGGCGCATGGTCGGTGCGACGCTCGTTGCCGTGACAGCAGGTGCGGCAGGAATGCTGACAGCAGCCCCGTCGAGCGCAGTACCCCTGGAGACCTTCCCCGGGGAACTGGTGGTCAACGGCGACGGCGAGGGCGGCGGGGGTTGGTTCAAGAACACGAACATTGTCGGCGCGCCTTATGCCGACATCGGTGTGTCGCCGACGGTGGTGGACAGCACCGGAGCCCAGGTCGGAACATTCGACGGAGGCAACAACGCCATGACCTATGCAGGATCCCAACCCACAGCGAGCGCGCTACAGACGTTCAATCTGCCGGCCGCAGCCCTGACCCAGATCGACGCCGGAATTGTGAGTGTGAAGCTGTCGGCCTACTTCGGTGGTACCGCAGATTCCGACGACAGCATGAGATTGCGCTTCAGGTTCGGACAAGCGGGCATGCTCAATATCCTGGGACCATTCGGTGCCGCGGCGGAGCGTGGCAACACCGCCGGGTTCACTCTCCAGTCCATCGCCGTTCCGGTACCCCCCGGCAGTCGCAGCGTCAATATTTTTCTCGATGGCCTGAGGACCGGGACGACGTTCGATTCATACATCGACAACGTCTCCATGAAGCTCGAGACTCCCTCTGCCGGTGCACTCGAGGTGACCCACACCTCGGACGCATCAGGTCCGGTCACCGACGGCCAGGTCGTGAACTACACCTCGACGTTCACCAACACCGGTGAGCAACCCATTGCGGTGGATCGCGCCCTGACGCTTTCCGGTCTGCTCGACGACGCGGACCTGGTGTCCGGTCCGACGAGCGAGAATGCGGCTCTGTCCGTGACTGATTCAGGCTCCGGAGTGCACGGTATCGCGGGGACCTTGGCTCCGGGCCAGTCGGTGACAGTGACCTACGCGGTCGCGGTCAAGCCGTACGCAAGTCAGGGTGACCACAACCTCGTCACGGTGATGTCGGAGCGTGCGGACATTCCTGCCGGAGTCCCCGCTTCGTGTGCGGGCGGTCCACTGTGCCTCGAGAACCCGGCCGCCGAGACCGCAGCCGTACCCATGATCAACCCGGCCGTCGCCGGCGCCGCCGGCGCAGTGCTGGCACTCGGGGCGGGCGGATTCGTCATGATCCGTCGTCGCAATGCTGTAGCGAGCTGA
- the pyrE gene encoding orotate phosphoribosyltransferase yields the protein MTDRDELAALVRELAVVHGKVTLSSGKEADYYVDLRRATLHHRAGPLIGKLLRELVADWDFVSVGGLTMGADPVAMAVMHAEGRPIDAFVVRKAAKAHGMQRQIEGPDVVGKRVLVVEDTTTTGNSPLTAVKALRDAGAIVVGVATVVDRATGADAIIAAEGLEYRSLLGLDDLGLS from the coding sequence ATGACGGATCGCGACGAGCTCGCTGCGCTGGTGCGCGAGCTGGCGGTGGTGCACGGAAAGGTGACCTTGTCCTCGGGCAAGGAAGCCGACTACTACGTGGACCTGCGCCGTGCGACGCTGCACCACCGCGCCGGCCCGCTGATCGGCAAGCTGCTGCGCGAACTGGTCGCCGACTGGGACTTCGTCTCCGTCGGCGGTCTGACGATGGGCGCCGACCCGGTCGCGATGGCCGTCATGCATGCGGAGGGACGCCCGATCGACGCGTTCGTGGTCCGCAAGGCCGCCAAGGCGCACGGCATGCAGCGCCAGATCGAGGGCCCCGACGTCGTCGGCAAGCGCGTCCTGGTCGTCGAGGACACCACCACCACCGGCAATTCGCCGCTCACCGCCGTCAAGGCGCTGCGTGACGCGGGCGCCATCGTCGTGGGTGTCGCCACCGTCGTCGACCGGGCCACCGGCGCCGACGCGATCATCGCCGCCGAGGGGCTCGAGTACCGCTCGCTCCTGGGTCTCGACGACCTGGGTCTGAGCTAG
- a CDS encoding LemA family protein yields the protein MSAAVWVTVSVRQLRRTDASVRAALGLVHVELDRRYQYIPGLVLAAAETVGRELVNTVSGARSLAMRIREEDLDPRRQAGAENALSEALQSLLATANRYPALRNDWAFTRPSHEIEQTEARLAGAIQVYNDMAGRLDRSLTTFPTGLIARRIGIVGAQPFEATILEVPTSGTKDADAGDDGVADVAA from the coding sequence GTGAGTGCTGCGGTCTGGGTGACGGTCTCCGTCCGGCAGCTCCGCCGGACCGACGCCAGCGTGCGTGCGGCCCTCGGGTTGGTCCACGTCGAGCTCGATCGCCGGTACCAATACATCCCCGGCCTGGTCCTGGCCGCCGCGGAGACGGTGGGCCGTGAGCTCGTGAACACCGTGTCGGGGGCCCGCAGCCTGGCCATGCGGATCCGCGAGGAGGACCTCGACCCGCGCCGGCAGGCTGGCGCCGAGAATGCGTTGTCCGAGGCGCTGCAGTCCCTGCTCGCCACCGCCAACCGTTACCCGGCGCTGCGCAACGACTGGGCGTTCACGCGGCCGAGCCACGAGATCGAACAGACCGAGGCGCGGCTGGCCGGCGCGATCCAGGTCTACAACGACATGGCCGGACGCCTCGACCGCTCGCTCACGACGTTCCCGACAGGGCTGATCGCGCGCAGAATCGGGATCGTGGGGGCGCAGCCGTTCGAGGCGACGATCCTCGAGGTGCCCACGTCGGGAACGAAGGATGCGGACGCCGGGGACGACGGCGTCGCCGATGTCGCGGCCTGA